A single window of Flavobacterium sp. 140616W15 DNA harbors:
- a CDS encoding phospholipase D family protein produces MAKFITGENLENAVYEIIWEAESSLLIVSPFIKLDDYFKRLFDKHMNNPKLHILIVFGKNEREVSRSLSKNDFDYFKKFLNISIVYIPNLHAKYYGNEKKGVITSINLYDYSFKNNVEFGVYSEINILSKFTRNTDNEAWQTCYELAEKSEAIFIKRPVFEKKILSSLLGKNYIKSDTLQDTTEKFYSSSIRNRDNQIKTLEDFPFELELGSEQNSRPNRAEIENPINGFCIRTGEKIEFNLKKPFSYQAYRSWASFRNDNYPENFCHKTGNPSNGKTSMRKPIL; encoded by the coding sequence ATGGCAAAATTTATTACCGGAGAAAATCTTGAAAATGCAGTTTATGAAATAATTTGGGAAGCAGAAAGCAGTCTTTTAATTGTTTCTCCATTTATTAAACTTGATGATTATTTCAAAAGACTTTTTGACAAGCATATGAATAATCCAAAACTACATATTTTAATTGTTTTTGGTAAAAACGAAAGAGAAGTAAGTAGAAGTTTAAGCAAAAATGATTTTGACTATTTCAAAAAATTTCTCAACATAAGCATAGTTTATATTCCAAATCTTCACGCAAAATATTATGGAAATGAAAAGAAAGGAGTAATTACTTCAATAAATTTATATGATTATTCATTTAAAAACAATGTTGAATTTGGTGTTTATTCTGAAATAAATATTTTATCAAAATTCACAAGAAATACAGACAATGAAGCATGGCAAACTTGTTATGAACTTGCAGAAAAAAGTGAAGCTATTTTCATAAAAAGACCTGTTTTTGAAAAGAAAATATTGAGTTCATTGCTTGGTAAAAATTATATAAAATCTGATACTTTACAAGACACAACTGAAAAGTTTTATTCTTCATCGATTAGAAATCGAGATAATCAAATAAAAACATTAGAGGATTTTCCTTTCGAACTGGAATTGGGTTCAGAACAAAATAGTAGACCAAACAGAGCGGAAATAGAAAATCCAATAAATGGTTTCTGCATAAGAACTGGAGAAAAAATAGAGTTTAATTTAAAAAAGCCATTTTCATATCAAGCATATAGAAGTTGGGCTTCTTTTAGAAACGATAACTATCCTGAAAACTTTTGTCACAAAACAGGAAATCCATCGAATGGAAAAACATCAATGCGTAAACCAATATTGTAA
- a CDS encoding IS4 family transposase yields the protein MAIEINNFLEYLNSKLEFQKIESFTSSAFVQKRKKIKPEVFNHLSSVITDNYYVQGNQNIKRFKDFRVLAVDGSKITLPFTEQLKMSFGESKNQTNTSIVQARSSVLYDVLNRLVLDSVLENIKTGERELALNHKGHWKEGDLIIYDRGYPSYDFKYEHIKAGINYLIRVQKNHSKIVSSFISSEKRTLIVDVFPQEKHLFTGKDYDKSTSIKVRLVRVDLPSGEIEILMTSLLDSQIYPSGIFKELYFLRWGIETFYDELKNKLKVEYFTGYSKMSIEQDFFCAVFISNLQSIIVNDLEEELKAKNQNTKLDYKVNTNLSYGFLKNRILELLFKEAPLEEVFKELENLFLQNTIPIRLNRNNKREAGKYRTRVRPLVLKNQKDAI from the coding sequence ATGGCTATAGAAATTAATAATTTTCTAGAGTACTTAAATTCAAAATTAGAGTTTCAGAAAATTGAGAGTTTCACATCGAGTGCTTTTGTGCAAAAAAGGAAAAAAATAAAACCAGAGGTTTTTAATCATTTATCATCAGTCATTACTGATAATTATTATGTGCAGGGCAATCAAAATATTAAACGATTTAAGGATTTTAGAGTTTTAGCCGTTGATGGTTCAAAGATAACTCTTCCATTTACTGAGCAATTAAAAATGTCTTTTGGGGAATCTAAAAACCAGACCAATACATCAATAGTTCAAGCAAGATCCTCGGTATTATATGATGTGTTAAATCGATTAGTTTTAGATTCAGTTTTAGAAAACATAAAAACAGGAGAGCGAGAGTTAGCCTTAAACCATAAAGGACACTGGAAAGAAGGCGATTTAATAATTTATGATAGAGGATATCCTTCTTACGACTTTAAATACGAGCATATTAAGGCAGGGATTAATTATTTGATAAGAGTACAGAAAAATCATAGCAAGATTGTAAGTTCATTTATATCAAGTGAGAAAAGAACACTGATTGTTGATGTTTTTCCACAGGAAAAGCACTTATTTACAGGAAAAGATTATGACAAATCCACCAGTATAAAAGTTCGTTTGGTACGGGTTGATTTACCTAGCGGAGAAATTGAAATATTGATGACTTCTTTATTGGACAGTCAAATTTACCCATCAGGTATATTTAAAGAATTATACTTTTTAAGATGGGGAATTGAGACCTTTTACGACGAATTAAAAAACAAATTGAAAGTAGAATATTTTACCGGTTATTCTAAAATGAGTATTGAGCAGGATTTTTTCTGTGCTGTATTTATCAGTAATCTGCAGTCGATTATTGTAAACGATTTAGAAGAAGAACTAAAGGCTAAAAATCAAAATACAAAATTAGATTATAAAGTAAACACGAATTTGTCTTATGGTTTTTTAAAAAACCGAATTTTAGAATTACTTTTTAAAGAAGCTCCTTTGGAAGAAGTATTCAAAGAATTAGAAAATTTGTTTCTTCAAAATACAATTCCAATTCGATTAAATCGGAATAATAAACGTGAAGCAGGTAAATACAGAACTAGAGTAAGACCTTTAGTACTTAAAAATCAAAAAGATGCAATATAA
- a CDS encoding amidohydrolase family protein, which produces MTVNEFITTARQVISDDPKTRLSAKAKQAITDKECIIDIHTHIFDRRCLSTGYVLLRMLKSKLKDLLGLESFEVDSLLIKTEEEIYEEIKANDLNSEADWEKLESDLETVAELTSEIEFLGLDIREALRVLKKGSMREVLDHYVDNFSVVQLPSYKNRPFLTGVLMMDLATGWDMKPRKCLSAQIDEIKAIMADRPILPFLAIDPRRVSLNDKEENIYDLFIKAFNDRQAPFFGVKCYPSMGYLPTDVRLDPIFKICAEKNIPVVSHCGGESVSTFEKSIVVEDQTGVHNFVIPGNSRPERARYLNNPEAWIPVLEKYPKLKLNLAHFGGDDFWLNHSKTNLGDVRVKKIIAMLKNPNWNVYTDFSFNLVESELFETFKKELDANAEIQSKVMFGTDYWVVLPAGDLLNTQGEFLDQLTDYSDRMISTAPLDFILKI; this is translated from the coding sequence ATGACAGTAAATGAATTTATAACCACAGCCCGACAGGTCATTAGTGATGATCCTAAAACACGACTCTCTGCAAAGGCAAAGCAGGCCATTACTGATAAAGAGTGTATAATTGATATTCATACTCATATTTTTGACAGAAGATGCTTGAGTACCGGTTATGTTTTGCTTCGAATGCTTAAGAGCAAATTAAAAGATTTACTTGGTTTAGAATCTTTTGAGGTAGATAGTCTTCTCATTAAAACAGAAGAGGAAATTTATGAGGAAATTAAAGCCAATGATTTAAACTCGGAAGCAGACTGGGAGAAATTAGAATCCGACCTGGAAACAGTTGCTGAGCTTACATCTGAAATAGAGTTTTTAGGACTTGATATAAGGGAAGCCTTAAGAGTATTGAAAAAAGGAAGTATGAGAGAAGTTCTGGATCATTACGTTGATAATTTTTCGGTTGTACAGCTACCATCGTATAAGAACAGGCCTTTTTTAACAGGGGTTTTAATGATGGATTTAGCAACAGGGTGGGATATGAAACCACGTAAATGTTTAAGCGCACAGATTGACGAAATTAAAGCCATCATGGCCGATCGACCGATCTTACCTTTTTTGGCCATCGATCCCAGAAGAGTATCATTAAATGACAAAGAAGAAAACATTTATGATCTATTTATAAAAGCATTTAACGATCGTCAGGCACCTTTTTTTGGTGTAAAATGCTACCCGTCGATGGGCTATTTGCCAACTGATGTAAGGTTGGATCCAATTTTTAAAATTTGTGCTGAGAAAAACATACCTGTTGTTTCGCATTGTGGGGGCGAGTCGGTATCTACATTTGAGAAAAGTATTGTGGTAGAAGATCAGACCGGGGTGCATAACTTCGTGATTCCCGGTAATTCAAGACCTGAAAGAGCGCGGTATTTAAATAATCCCGAAGCCTGGATACCAGTGCTTGAGAAATATCCAAAACTAAAATTAAATCTGGCACATTTTGGCGGAGATGATTTTTGGTTAAATCACAGTAAAACTAATTTGGGAGATGTAAGAGTGAAAAAAATAATTGCAATGCTAAAGAATCCTAATTGGAATGTGTACACAGATTTTTCCTTTAATTTAGTAGAAAGTGAGCTTTTTGAAACTTTTAAAAAAGAACTTGATGCCAATGCTGAGATTCAGAGCAAAGTAATGTTTGGAACTGATTATTGGGTGGTTTTACCTGCAGGAGATCTTCTGAATACACAAGGTGAATTTTTGGATCAATTAACGGACTATAGTGATAGAATGATCAGTACTGCGCCATTAGATTTTATACTTAAGATATAA
- a CDS encoding helix-turn-helix domain-containing protein gives MSLFSDNIRSLRAKRKISQEKVAESLLITRGRYAKYEEGTSEAPYEILKKIAHYYQISIDLLLSVDVRKIPMDDLLKLENNRLLLPITVDAAGNDFVEIVTQKAKAGYLNGYGDPEYIESLQQMALPFLGPGKHRGFPVEGDSMPPHEDGSIIIGRYVERLGEVLDGKTYILITKNEGMVYKRLNKNKKNALVLASDNPFYPNYEVKASDILEIWEYECNIGRTDKKQELSETQSMKDLILEIKREVLELKNRA, from the coding sequence ATGTCTTTATTTTCCGACAACATCAGAAGCCTTAGGGCAAAAAGGAAGATTTCTCAGGAAAAAGTGGCTGAAAGTCTTCTAATCACACGGGGGAGGTATGCCAAATACGAAGAGGGTACCTCTGAAGCGCCGTATGAAATTCTAAAGAAAATAGCACATTATTATCAAATCAGTATTGATCTGTTACTCTCTGTAGATGTTCGAAAAATCCCGATGGATGATTTACTAAAATTAGAAAACAACAGACTATTGTTACCTATTACCGTTGATGCAGCAGGAAATGATTTTGTTGAAATCGTGACCCAAAAAGCAAAAGCAGGCTACTTGAATGGATACGGCGATCCTGAATATATCGAGAGTCTGCAACAAATGGCGTTGCCTTTTTTGGGACCTGGGAAACACCGGGGTTTTCCAGTGGAAGGAGATTCAATGCCACCGCATGAGGATGGTTCAATTATCATTGGCCGTTATGTGGAAAGGCTGGGAGAGGTGCTCGATGGTAAAACGTATATTCTGATTACTAAAAACGAGGGCATGGTGTATAAACGCCTGAATAAAAACAAAAAAAATGCACTTGTTTTAGCATCTGATAATCCTTTCTATCCTAATTACGAAGTAAAGGCTTCGGATATTCTGGAAATCTGGGAATATGAGTGCAATATCGGACGTACCGATAAAAAGCAGGAGTTATCAGAAACCCAAAGTATGAAAGATTTAATCCTTGAGATAAAAAGAGAGGTGCTGGAACTAAAGAATAGGGCTTAA
- a CDS encoding trypsin-like peptidase domain-containing protein: MTQENLIPAIETLLNVVNQIVQEDKLVEALELMDEKFSNISLDVKNSIIMNKARLKRLENKIIAATISNENADVERASIASNLLRINNNVPSEIHTVQLLGKMKSIYVASEETHLEKIIGPYNNLVKIKWLQQAIECAKSVCQVVRTDGVKGTGFVLEGGYLMTNFHILPSEEKIKNAKIVFDYEEDFLGNARSTSEFLLDATNWKGSPIQEMDYAYVKIIDNPSNPIAKWGFLELDTFTEPQNGSPVTIIQHPLGQTKQIALTANSIINVDGRKIFYETDTEKGSSGSPVFNNDWKVIALHHAGKTEDEGGLLINSQTGESRGANEGILIKYIAEMLWPNIPS, from the coding sequence ATGACTCAGGAAAATTTAATTCCGGCAATTGAAACACTTTTAAATGTTGTAAATCAAATAGTTCAAGAGGATAAGCTTGTAGAGGCCCTGGAGCTTATGGATGAGAAATTTTCAAATATCTCGCTGGATGTAAAGAACTCGATAATAATGAATAAAGCTAGATTAAAAAGACTCGAGAATAAAATTATCGCAGCTACCATTTCTAATGAAAATGCCGATGTTGAAAGGGCGAGTATTGCCAGTAATCTTCTAAGAATTAATAATAACGTTCCATCTGAAATTCATACAGTGCAGTTGTTAGGAAAGATGAAAAGCATTTATGTTGCAAGTGAAGAGACACATTTAGAAAAGATTATTGGCCCATATAATAATCTGGTAAAAATAAAGTGGCTTCAGCAAGCTATTGAATGTGCTAAGAGTGTTTGCCAGGTAGTGCGGACCGATGGTGTAAAAGGAACAGGATTCGTACTGGAAGGCGGCTATTTGATGACTAATTTTCATATACTTCCCTCTGAAGAAAAAATAAAGAATGCTAAAATAGTATTTGACTATGAAGAAGATTTTTTGGGAAATGCTAGAAGTACCTCAGAATTCCTTTTGGACGCCACCAATTGGAAAGGCAGTCCAATTCAGGAAATGGATTACGCCTATGTTAAGATAATTGACAACCCTTCTAATCCGATTGCAAAGTGGGGATTTCTTGAATTAGACACATTTACAGAACCACAAAATGGTTCTCCTGTTACGATAATACAGCATCCTTTAGGTCAAACCAAGCAAATTGCCCTTACCGCAAATTCAATAATCAATGTTGATGGAAGAAAGATTTTCTATGAAACAGATACCGAAAAAGGATCGAGTGGGTCTCCGGTTTTTAATAATGATTGGAAAGTGATTGCCTTGCACCATGCCGGAAAAACAGAAGATGAAGGGGGATTACTAATTAATTCACAAACTGGCGAAAGTCGGGGAGCAAATGAAGGGATCTTGATTAAATATATTGCTGAGATGCTCTGGCCCAATATTCCATCTTAA